The Rhopalosiphum maidis isolate BTI-1 chromosome 2, ASM367621v3, whole genome shotgun sequence genome segment attttCTATAGAACTAATGTTACACATAtatccaatatattatagacctAAAagcctaaaataaaattaagaattcattataatgttaatagttCATATTCATATGGAGTGCCTATTATACTTATGCAAAATGGAATATATGTAATCTAACATTAATCTATTGCAAGGTTAtgcatttatctatttttaatagaatattcaTACATTGCAAAATTACACAAAACTACGTAAAACACACGCATTAGTTTGTATACCATCATAATGGGTTAGCAAAGGTCACCACTATATAATTAGcctaaaacaaatgttttaatttgaatcaCTGTGCAAACCAGTGGCCAGAAGCCCCTTCGTTTCTTTTGCATGGATTCttcttatttttgaaaaacttataataaatacaaacaaacccataacaaaagtttatttttatgatattattatttctttgttgtaatataaaagcaaagtgtaaaataaaaattatattccaaaGAATAATCACAACAGAGGCTTTTATAAGGAATACCGAcactaaatgtatatactgttTCAACGATATCTATGTTTTAAGTTTTCGTTAAAATTTCTGTAAAccgttttttgtttataaattaaattgtacgtACCTACAATTAAAACTATGACaatgacaaattttaaatgacaaatgtggttaattattttactgcaagttttaatacaatataatcaaCTTTTAAGTTCGTTTCCTTAGGTACTAAAAGtaagtatctacctatataaaacttattttatagctACAAAAGTTGCATTACACTTTACATCATAATAGTTGTTATAATTGcacactttttttaaaaacataaattaattcagtAATTTTTCAGTAAATCAACATATAAACGTTTAGGTACCAAACATAATGGATAGCATGGCAATTGATtagcaatatttttactaatacaaattgtttcgaaacactaaataaatgttaataaataataataattaactaactaACAAGTCGATACGAACAATATAGTTTATCTTAGAGCAATGAAACTGCACGGATATGGAGatctattgtttatattatatacatcatacatgAGTATTGAGTACATGACgttcatacatataaataaaaaattaggttcaaatgttattcaaatattttgctttattaGTACGCGGTCTAAATCATAATCAttctaaaacatatttattatttaaaaccatcACATCCACtgattgaaaatgttattcatttaaattttaaatgatatatattcgttgttgttataaattaaataggtatgtaatgtttactttgttatattatattataaagtgaaagttattaaatattagtgatattacttattaccatTGTATTAGCAATTAgatcaaaatatgtaattaattgtttgtagGTATACCAATACTGACTACCACCGGTCTACAGCTAGTATACTATacatgttaatatgttattagtttattacttgtttatcatcgtttttataagtaatacatattttatccatAAATTAAGAACTAatataatcacaataaaatgtcGTCTACCCCTACTGCAAGTCAAACCTACGAAACGCTGCAACAGTATTTAGTATAGACacctattttctataataatacgcgTGTTTGCAGATCGTCCAATTATCGTCGCagtatatttgttatacaattatacaaacacATGAAACATCGTTTTAATGTTGGTtgcagaatatattataatattacatacatgaTGACATgatgtattgatatattatattataatatgtcaatagGTTATGACATCAAATTAAACGAGTTCGTTTGCATGTCGTTGTTTACGCAAGTCGCCGAATTCAGTGCGGAAGTGATTGAAAAAATCGCGACGCAGATACCCTGCACAGTCGCACCCGCACGACATATAAATCCCGACGGCTCGCTTAAATGAGCACAGACGAGTGTTGCCGATTTCCTGTTAGAAATattgctgtataatataaaatattatgtaggttaaCTGCCCGACGGCCCAAcacgactatataatatgcaaggCCACTGTGCGCGTAAAATcaaacgaatatttttatcgtcgaACTCCGCCATTATTGCGTTATACTCTTGTTAATACCTTGGCATTATAATAGCATAGTTACCATAATCAGAAAtttgatagatttttttttcggggggggggggggtatatatccattatatagtattttacggCAAGATAAAGCGACCAGTAAGGGTTTTGCCCCCGCATcctctaatatattattaagaattaaaagcattaaaatgaataataatattaatattagtagttaATATGTAAAGTGCATACATAAacctttgtttatttttaaaaaaagagtgAGAAGGACCAACGACCctattttcaatcaaatagaaatttagtgaataatgaaatatgcactaaatctattttaatttaacatattatctacttttaggagaaaatataggtacgtatCTATAATTCTTACaatatcagttattatttacaaatatttttccgtgaataatatagatgaattattaaacctattatacctatgaCAGACTTATGTTCCTTACCAGCCATGTATAGATTTTGCTCATAAGACATAAGTCATAACAGTGAAACTGTGTTCGCAAGCTACATGGCtacatgtaaaaatttaaataaattagagaacaaattatttttagttattgttttctttaaaaaaaaaatcataatttattacatttttaggagtttttaatcataaattttggaattggattttttttaactacagtCATCTCTAATTAAATaagactatttaaaaataccattcATCGTCCACAAAGAAGGGATTAACATCAGTACTTCACCAGTTTTATGTTGTACAGGTTACAAAACctttaaaagattaaatattttattttttggggccttatctatttataattaattgctgactgttttaaattgtaattatgataactattacgtcatattataataaacatttgttaCGTTTAGTACCATCTAGGCACTAACGAATACTTCGCCCGTTCATCAGAAGAAGAATGAAGATGAAGCTCAACTAGTGCCAAGTACCCATGTCCATGTCCTAAATATAGCTGGTGGACCACCCTGTATATAAACATAGAGGCCAATGGTTCCACACAATATACATTCAACttaatgtaaacattataaaatagttatacatttctcgcagacacaataaataataacgcgtgtatacaattaataatataatattcaataaatgtaatgaaaatatgttGTGGCAAACTAGCGATAGCCCATGTAGGATATGgcatatacgatatacctatacgAGTTAcagttaaattacattaaattacttacaGTAAGTTGGTGTAGAGATAAACCAACGAAACAGAAAGGTTTTTATTTCTTGCTTGTTTGCCCGAAATGTGTTTATGGAAACTTCCAAGGCCGggttttaagtacctatgtacAAAGTATTcctcgaatattattattattattattataacaaatccATTCCGTCCCCGTGCGCAAACAATCAATCAAGAGTCAAGACAaacgactataatataataataataactttactaAACAGCCGAACTctattatagcctataggtagttaatagttattacaacatttttaacctTTACAGTAAAACAATAACAGTAAAGTGTGAAATAACCGAAACTTCACAGTTGTACATAAAACGTGTACccataaaaatgcattattattataaatataatatgtattatataatatatcattatgatttatgttttataaattatgaatcatAATGCATAACCTCTATATCAGcggatattttaactaatatactGGGTGACATTAATGTCGCCCAGAGAAAAATTTTTGTCGCCTAGcagatgataatatatttaattactggGCGACAacgatattttgtaaaaatgacaatgtttgaaattatcatataatttatttaatcatacaatttcttatgtttaattatatgttgttatttatttatattatatatatatatatatatatatagtatatataatttcgtttgataattttaattttggaagtacaaatttaataattatttagaatgaaAAACCTGTGTGACCGTTCACCGTAGGTACCCAATAcccatagaataataattaaaattattccacgcaaaaatataacatgtttCATATGGTCTTCAGTCGTTCCGCCAAATATctacaaattaattgttttcaattttattttagtcattGTTTCTACAAGCTATTATagctaaaatttatttcactttAAACCTTTTAACAGTTTAAACCAGGAGTTTCTAACCTACGATCcgctaatttatattagtttccatagtttttaatttatttaattagttaaataaaattaatttattaattttttcatttgatgTTATTCATTGAACTCGTAATCAATGGGTTTTTCTAACTGCGCaagtataaagtaatatagtaggtaaataatattgaactatttatttaatacaaaaaagtttttttaggctcataatatttgttgattgtaatttttgattataacatctagagtgaatttatttttttaatgtcgtCCAGTAAAAAATCCCTAAAATATCCATTGCTCTATATGAGTATcagtataaatacttaaattttcatCAGATTCACTGTGCAGAATTAGAATTATTCGCCAAAAACATGTATTCGAGTTTTGAGTATACCTGCACCCACGCGTGTTACAGCGACCTAATCGGAAAAATGGGAAGacaattttcttttacaatattatggacGACACTGCTTAAAAATTAGTACtaacaaaatcaatatatttatttcgtaaTATCTTCAAGTTACGTATGCAGTcgatttatataggtattcagGTCTGGATTGACATTATCGTAATATCGTATAGGCCCTAAGCACAGATGGTTTAGAAACCTTTGTCTCTTTATCAGAGGAAGTGTTGAATCTCAGTGTTAagcttttaaaaacaaaaatgtttataacataaaaataaaatctaactttttatatgataataattttaataaaccataaaagcaattgaaatttacaatttaccaataatattatattaatataacaaacgttgttattaattaataatatatctaacgtaaaatatagatttaaattttaaaatacctgtTTGGAGATTATCccgtttaaaattaactattctGAATTGATGAAGACTgatttttataggtaattacTATAGTAACATTGGTGTAAATACACATGTAACACTgagtgtaatattatcattttgctgtggatttttatacacataataatatagtacatgtGATGCTAACGTGCACAGATtgtatattaacttataataacataaaaataatagtaataaaaaacataaaacattacaaaataGTCTCACATTTTCGTAGGCCTATTGTGTCTATgcgtttatacataataaatgtacatatactATGTAAACACTTATTATAGATTGTACTTACCGTGTTCATCTGatcttttaatttcaattttttttagtatatcagtagtaaacgtaaaaataaatcttgaaaatatagaacacattattttttaagttgtcTTGCAACGTAACTTGTAAATGACGTCGTCACTCGTTACGATTGTAACTTGCAAGACATGCATGTCATCGAACGGTATTAACTACAGAACTTTATTAACACAacaaaaatttatacaattatagtaaaaGTCTTAATACTAAATTCGCGCACAACAATAACTCATAAATATAGTgattttatgcatttatatgtcatacgcatattattatcgtgtaagGTGACATAATGTGGTGGCACtggaaacaaataaaaaattacagatATGggcacattaaaaaaatatcataacgtTCATAATACATTgccgtaaattatataactacgttaactatatttatatatgtatgacataataatcatttagtaAATCGACAAATTCGATTAATGTCTATTTTCGTGTATTTGTCATTTTTCCAACACTGCAATTcgtacttttaattattattcaaatacacaTGTAATCCCGCGTAATGTCTATTCATAACATCCTTGGTATCCGCGCACGCACATTGGCCGTGTATCACGTGtatacataacctaacaaGATAACTTATCACTTTACTTGGTTGTTCAAAAACATTACTTATTCGAAATTTgaaatacctaatacctacAGTGGTAGGTagaatgtgtaaaatataatttcagttATAATTGGTGACTTTGTCACATATTGTATCAAATTCATAGCATCCTGTACTTGTACACATCAAGATGGGTAAAAAGAGTAAAATTGGAAAACAGCGTAAAGATAAGTTTTACCATTTAGCTAAGGAAACCGGTGAGTGATTTTTTGTTACAAAGCCAGTTGTGTCTCTAATGACgctcatttttaaattccgtGTGGCATTTAAATAGGATTTCGATCTCGTGCTGCTTTCAAATTACTCCAGTTGAACAGAAAATTCGAGTTCCTGCAGAAAGCCCGTGTTCTCATTGATCTTTGTGCTGCTCCGGGAGGATGGATGCAAGTGGCCAAACAGAATATGCCGGTTTCCAGCATCGTTATTGGTATCGATTTGTATCCTATAAAACCAGTACCTGGTTGTATATGTTTAACGGAAGACATAACAACTCCACAATGTCAGTCGGCTCTCAGCAAAGAGCTTCAGACCTACAAAGCTGATGTTGTGTTAAACGATGGAGCTCCTAATGTCGgtcagtaaatattttgtcttctttaagtattaactttaattgcaattatattaaattacatctgTATTTAGGTCAAAATTGGATTTATGATGCTTATTCTCAATCTTGTCTTACTTTGAGTGCATTGAAGTTGTGCTGTCATAATCTGAGAGAAGGTGGATGGTTCATTACAAAAGTTTTCAGATCAAAAGATTACAATGCCCTTATGTGGGTATTTAAACaacttttcaaaaaagtaCATGCTACCAAACCTCAAGCTTCGCGTAGCGAGTCTGctgaaatatttgttgtttgtCAATATTACTTGAAACCATCAAAATTAGATATGCGTTTCTTTAATCCAAACTATGTTTTCAAAGACTTGGAAGTCAATCCACAAGTAAttgactaattattattatatgattttacattcacaatttttaactttttaaatcaataggtattatatattaggtatatgtgtTTTTAGGTAAAATTAGATTCTGAAAGCAAAACTCAAAAGAAGCCAAAAGCTGAAGGTTATCCAGATAacacaactatattatttaaacaattaccaGTATCAACTTATATTCAAGCTAAAAACCCAGCCATAGCATTACAAGATGCATATGaagtaagttattaataatatactaggagtatatttattagaatattatttgagtgatacttaataatttaattacggtttttttttttgttatcataatttatcgattttaaaagtgttaataaatattgatagttcacttacttgtaaattatattttttccttgtggtcagatttataatttttatggcttataagtggaattaaataatatatgttatgagTAAGATATAAAAACAGGTAGTGTATTTTTTACTCGGGCAATGTAATCCTTATCTAcatgaataaaacaatttacctatgtttaaattatgcaaCTAACAAAAATTCCTGCTTTAATCGTAAactaattatatcaatacaatGATCAACTCTTCAAatggtttaatttatacagtttctaaaaccaaaaactaaatcataattaaaataaaaaaataattatttattaaattattttatcaatgtatGTACTTCACTCACTTATCTAATTTCTAATTAaccaaagtttaaattttataggtaGCAAAAAGAttgttgttttacatttttttttaattatataaactttaaatgccATCTTGTCTAATGGCAAATAAGTAATACTGACATTATCAATACTGCCATTTatcatttactataaataatatacaattatacaagggaagatataataatattataatatcagtcttgtttttttatactctGGCCCACACAAGAAGTAAACCGTTTTGCACATACaggatgattcttttatcataaaacactcattatttcaaaaattattcatgtttttgaaaatattttttacatagttccaagttgttaaaaagactatgtttttattaaaaaattatttttttaagtctttttttacttttttgaatgacaacataaatttttaatttcatattccaaagcagaataattttcggagtattttgatagataaaaatcgaatttagggagagtagtttatgagatatacgtatttaaagtttagacaagcgaAATAGAGTGGTACGGGGTaaccccgcaaaatgtttgttcactactccgcttgtttaaattttaaatacgtataactcataaactactagCCTTAAATTTGTTGTCATTCATAAAAGTaagaatacttaatttaaaacttaaatataagaataaaaaatatttaaaaatataattctttaataaaaaccaagtctttttaacaacttgaaactatgtaaaaaaatgttttcaaaaacatgaatactttttgaaataatgagtgttatatgataaaagaatcatctTCTATAGACAGACAGCAGTGACCAATGTCAACTAACTCCAACATTGTCGTTATTTCAAATGGGTGGGGGATGCATTACCGCGTTTTCATTAGGGCACGTTTAACTTTTCTTTTAGAtcaaagaaaacaataatctattctttatattatagttaataatctataaataaaaaaaaatagtaattttacaaaattatattctggTGGTCACTTatcaatcaatatattaactaatatgatttacttttttttttttttagattgtttTAGATGATCCAATAATAGCCAATCATCCAAGTAcaacaaatgaaataaaagaGTGTTGTAaagatattaaagttttaggCCGAAAAGATATAAGATCACTTATGAACTGGTGGAAGGTGTTCCAAGATAAGGAAGAAAAGGTTGAAGCTGTAGATTCTGGTGAtgaaaacaaagaaaataatgcTGAGCTTTCAGAAGATGAAAGAGAGTTGGATGAAGTTGATAAAGAAATCAAAGAGCTGCAGGTTTGTACatctaatacatttaatttgtatatatacctttaggctttaattaataattccatAATGAATGTAGGACGAGGAAAGAAGAGAATTAAAACGCAAGAAGAAGAAGACCAACAAAGAAAGAACTAAGTTACAaactaaaatgaatttaaaaatggtgCATAAAGACGATTTGGGACCAACCGAAGAACGTGAAACTGGTGTATTTCAACTgtctaatataaaaacaaaaaaagcttTGGACACTGTAGTTGATCAAGAACCAGATATAGTGGAGTCTGAGGATTCTGATGTCGAGATTAAACCTAAAAAAGTGAAATATGATCCAAATAACACATACCTTGACAAATCTGGAATgtaatgatgaaaaatattcatttattatttttaatttattttatcatacattttatttgtgtagGTTTTACCGTTCAGATGAAAGTGCATCAGAACAAGAATCATCAGATGAAGTTGATAGTGATACTGAAggattaggtatattaaatgctttttgtttttataagaaattcaGTCATTTAAAtggtaattgttttaataggttttacggataaaaatttatcatcaaaagCATTACCTAAAAAGAAAGTAACTTTTGCTGATCCAAATGAAAACCATCCTCTGATTACTGATCTTGATTATCGAGACGTAAAGGACAAGCGTACTTCTAAAGCTGAACTTTGGTTTGATAAagtaaataactatacaatagtatatttaatagcattatgaaatagttgaaattataaatagttaaataattttaattttgcataGGATGTGTTTAAAAACGTAGAAAGAGAAGAAGATGAAGATTACGAGTTAGAAAAGATGGCTGCTGTAATTAAATCTAAAGGTGgcaaaatgtatagaaacaATCTAgatgatgacgatgatgatgatgataatgaaaatgaaaaagttaatttaaaaaaatccaataaaaatattaaagcaaaCCAAAAagttgatgatgatgatgaaacTACAGACTCTGATACTGAATCTGAAATTAGTGAAGCTGAAGATCAAAGTGCTGCAATACCTATAAATGAATGGGATGATAAACCTGTACTTACGCCAGCAGGTAAGAtaagaaaatttgttatttttttgtatttaaaacttaaatataatttttattaataggtaaaaaaaagaaaaagagaaATGCTAAAGTTTTGGATGATGACGGTCTTGCTTTGGGTACAATGATGGCTTcatcaaaaaaaatgaaaagagACATTATTGATGCTGCCTGGAATAGGTTTGCATTCAATGATGAAGATCTGCCTGATTGGTTTGTAGATGATGAAGCAAAACATATGCGCAAACACGTACCTGTACctaaggtatatttaaaaatattttattaatgagatttgatacaatatagttttttctAACACACACGCAACAtaacaattttgattattctTTACCAGATGTACCAATTAATCTAGTGaagctataatttttaaaatagatttgaaTTGGTTGTTGTGTTCACTTGAGATCAATTGTCCTTTATTTGTGACctcaaatagtaaaaattaaaaaattgtcatgtttcaattattaaagaaattatatacAGAAACAGTCTATATTGAATCCCCTTAactaacattatttgtaaacataatattaattgtatagtattcttattttttaggaACTAGTGGATGAATTTGGCAAAAGACAtgaagatataaatataagacctattaaaaaaattggtgaAGCTAAAGCTAGAAAGAAGAAGCGTGCACTACGTCAAATGGAAAAGGCAAAGAAGAAGCTGGAAGGTGTTGTGGAAAATTCTGATGTTACAGATGCTGAAAAAGCTCGACAAGTCAGACAGTAAGTgcttttgtaatttttctcTAGTAATACAGTTAActttacataacattttttatttaggattTACAAAAAACTGAAACAGCCTAaacaagaaattaaatatgttgtatCCAAAAAACATACAGCTGCCAAACGAGCAAAACGTCCAGCTGGCGTGAAAGGACCATACAAAGTAGTAGACCCAAGAATGAAAAAAGATATGCGTGCTAAGATGCGTATGGATAAAaagaaatcaaataaaaaaggcGCTAGAGCTAAGCCGTTAGTTAAGACACGACGaggtcataaataaaaatgtattaaaaaaattaaattttattacaattatttctcTGTGACTAAAATTGTTGttgaatttattctaataagaTAAACTTTTCCACCTGTtcacaaatgtttatttttttattcctacctactacttataataattataaatcatattattagtcttaaattatgttattggtGGTAAGGAGGGAGAAGAGAAAGAGCATTTGCCTaaccatgaaaaaataatattaacttataattgaatatattttatatatttttttctatacttgttaaaatttattttgattaacttaatataccaataccaatattaatcttataaataatagcataactattttatttaaatgttgaaataattatacttcttTATTTAGCTTAAGTTTgagatattttgattttttttactctaaaattttatgtatgtGTCAATGGTTATGGTGGAGTGTATAATGCTATATAGATTACTAGATTCAAGTatgtaatgactaatgaataatacatgatttttcatttataaaaatctgtccttcattattttaaatattgattaatttaattcgttCAATAATTTGTTCGTAAGTTCATgactttgtattatattttgatttaaagaatttatttagaaaataaattaaaaaataatacaatattgaatatttaaatatgtattcatatgATTCCCAAAACTTGTATTCTTTTCC includes the following:
- the LOC113551371 gene encoding pre-rRNA processing protein FTSJ3, with the translated sequence MGKKSKIGKQRKDKFYHLAKETGFRSRAAFKLLQLNRKFEFLQKARVLIDLCAAPGGWMQVAKQNMPVSSIVIGIDLYPIKPVPGCICLTEDITTPQCQSALSKELQTYKADVVLNDGAPNVGQNWIYDAYSQSCLTLSALKLCCHNLREGGWFITKVFRSKDYNALMWVFKQLFKKVHATKPQASRSESAEIFVVCQYYLKPSKLDMRFFNPNYVFKDLEVNPQVKLDSESKTQKKPKAEGYPDNTTILFKQLPVSTYIQAKNPAIALQDAYEIVLDDPIIANHPSTTNEIKECCKDIKVLGRKDIRSLMNWWKVFQDKEEKVEAVDSGDENKENNAELSEDERELDEVDKEIKELQDEERRELKRKKKKTNKERTKLQTKMNLKMVHKDDLGPTEERETGVFQLSNIKTKKALDTVVDQEPDIVESEDSDVEIKPKKVKYDPNNTYLDKSGMFYRSDESASEQESSDEVDSDTEGLGFTDKNLSSKALPKKKVTFADPNENHPLITDLDYRDVKDKRTSKAELWFDKDVFKNVEREEDEDYELEKMAAVIKSKGGKMYRNNLDDDDDDDDNENEKVNLKKSNKNIKANQKVDDDDETTDSDTESEISEAEDQSAAIPINEWDDKPVLTPAGKKKKKRNAKVLDDDGLALGTMMASSKKMKRDIIDAAWNRFAFNDEDLPDWFVDDEAKHMRKHVPVPKELVDEFGKRHEDINIRPIKKIGEAKARKKKRALRQMEKAKKKLEGVVENSDVTDAEKARQVRQIYKKLKQPKQEIKYVVSKKHTAAKRAKRPAGVKGPYKVVDPRMKKDMRAKMRMDKKKSNKKGARAKPLVKTRRGHK